From one Xiphophorus hellerii strain 12219 chromosome 18, Xiphophorus_hellerii-4.1, whole genome shotgun sequence genomic stretch:
- the LOC116707506 gene encoding THAP domain-containing protein 5-like, which yields MPKYCSVPKCRSDSGNSSERKSFYKFPLQDPARLQRWVRNMGRENWTPSRHQYICHEHFAPSCFKVRWGIRYLDADAVPTVFPDTEKRKASDDNERKPKRLSADGTADDRTVRLLELAVAASPHGETGPMESSVGSLGVDPADGVRSGLNFPLTLYQTADGLMSDAGAAELLMMSDGAAEDGQVELVNGITAAILSQGAMLVLNEAAPDPDLASFAGEDVPQEVVAYFETVPNVLPSGTSTRVASHPDTVLSPALSSKPISSTLPIVSKHVSTPPPPSLVLTLERLDEAEDGDAMTDTEELERDDQQLEEHCYHKNSLSKEQLEAIVAELQKKVKVLQQRHRRHLEKLLGLENTVSQLRQSNMLNEERLQLLERAYLQTSAAVSDAGETVAIIYGDDDAAAYFYTPLSDDAGMELNMDEK from the exons ATGCCGAAGTACTGCTCGGTTCCGAAGTGCAGGAGCGACTCCGGGAACAGCAGCGAGAGGAAGAGCTTTTACAA GTTCCCGCTCCAGGACCCGGCGCGGCTGCAGCGGTGGGTGAGGAACATGGGCCGGGAGAACTGGACTCCTTCCCGACACCAGTACATCTGCCACGAACATTTCGCCCCGTCGTGCTTCAAGGTGCGCTGGGGGATCCGCTACCTGGACGCCGACGCCGTGCCGACGGTCTTCCCGGATACCGAG AAACGGAAAGCGTCAGACGACAACGAGAGGAAGCCGAAGCGCCTGTCGGCCGACGGGACAGCAGACGACCGGACGGTCCGTCTGCTTGAGCTCGCCGTCGCCGCGTCGCCGCACGGAGAAACCGGTCCGATGGAGTCGAGCGTGGGTTCTCTAGGAGTGGACCCGGCCGATGGAGTCAGATCGGGTTTGAACTTCCCACTGACTCTCTACCAGACAGCCGACGGCCTGATGAGCGATGCAGGTGCTGCGGAGCTGCTGATGATGTCAGACGGCGCCGCAGAGGACGGCCAGGTGGAGCTGGTGAACGGAATCACGGCTGCCATCTTAAGCCAGGGCGCCATGCTGGTCCTCAACGAGGCGGCGCCCGATCCGGACCTCGCGTCCTTCGCCGGCGAAGACGTCCCGCAGGAAGTGGTGGCTTACTTTGAGACGGTACCGAACGTTCTCCCCAGCGGGACGTCGACCCGGGTCGCCTCCCACCCCGACACGGTGCTGTCGCCGGCTCTGAGCTCCAAGCCCATCTCATCCACTCTGCCCATCGTGTCCAAACACGTCTCAACGCCGCCGCCGCCATCGCTTGTCCTCACGCTGGAGCGGCTGGACGAAGCAGAGGACGGGGACGCCATGACGGACACAGAGGAGCTGGAGAGGGACgaccagcagctggaggagcacTG CTACCACAAGAACAGCTTGAGTAAGGAGCAGCTGGAGGCGATCGTGGCCGAGCTGCAGAAGAAGgtgaaggtgctgcagcagcggCACCGCCGGCACCTGGAGAAGCTGCTGGGGCTGGAGAACACCGTGAGCCAGCTGAGGCAGAGCAACATGCTCAACGAGGagcggctgcagctgctggagagG GCGTATTTGCAGACGAGTGCAGCTGTGTCGGATGCCGGTGAGACTGTCGCCATCATCTACGGAGACGACGACGCTGCTGCGTACTTTTACACTCCACTGAGCGACGATGCAGGGATGGAGTTGAATATGGACGAGAAATAA
- the LOC116707587 gene encoding claudin-3-like has translation MSIGLELIGISLCILGWIIAIVACALPMWRVTAFIGSNIVTAQIIWEGLWMSCVVQSTGQMQCKVYDSMLALSPDLQAARALTVISILLAILAVLVAIAGAKCTNCIEDEASKAKVIILSGVLFIVSGAMQLIPVSWSAHTIIRDFYNPLLTDAQRRELGAALYVGWGAAALLVLGGGLLCCSCPPRETRYNSSRMAYSARSAGGPVLERKDYV, from the coding sequence ATGTCTATAGGACTGGAGCTGATTGGCATCTCCCTGTGCATCCTGGGATGGATCATCGCCATCGTGGCGTGCGCCCTGCCCATGTGGCGGGTGACGGCGTTCATCGGTAGCAACATCGTGACGGCGCAGATCATCTGGGAGGGCCTGTGGATGAGCTGCGTGGTGCAGAGCACCGGCCAGATGCAGTGTAAGGTGTACGACTCCATGTTGGCGCTGTCGCCGGACCTCCAGGCGGCCCGCGCCCTCACCGTCATCTCCATCCTGCTGGCCATCCTGGCCGTGCTGGTGGCCATCGCCGGGGCAAAGTGCACCAACTGCATCGAGGACGAGGCCTCCAAGGCCAAGGTGATCATCTTATCCGGGGTGCTATTCATCGTTTCTGGCGCCATGCAGCTCATCCCCGTTTCCTGGTCGGCCCACACCATCATCAGGGACTTCTACAACCCGCTGCTGACCGATGCCCAGCGGCGGGAGCTGGGGGCGGCGCTGTACGTCGGCTGGGGCGCCGCCGCGCTCCTGGTTCTCGGAGGAGGACTTCTTTGCTGCTCCTGTCCGCCTCGGGAGACGAGGTACAACAGCTCCAGGATGGCGTACTCAGCCCGGTCCGCGGGCGGCCCGGTTTTAGAGAGAAAGGACTACGTATGA
- the LOC116707588 gene encoding claudin-4-like, translating to MPSAGFEILGVTLALLGWISAIVSCALPMWRVSAFIGVNIVTALTIWEGIWMSCVVQSTGQMQCKVYDSMLALSADLQAARALTVISVVLGVLGLLMSVMGAKCTNCVDEEAAKARVMIVSGGAFVLASLTQIIPVSWSAHTIITEFYSPAVPEAQKREIGAALYLGWAAAAFLLIGGGILSSSCPRGPEKRYRTPYSQTRSVVPNGYDRRDYV from the coding sequence ATGCCATCAGCGGGATTTGAGATATTAGGAGTGACTCTGGCTCTGCTGGGCTGGATCTCCGCCATCGTTTCCTGCGCTTTGCCCATGTGGAGAGTGTCGGCGTTCATCGGGGTGAACATCGTGACGGCGCTGACCATCTGGGAGGGCATCTGGATGAGCTGCGTGGTCCAGAGCACCGGCCAGATGCAGTGCAAGGTCTACGACTCCATGCTGGCTCTGAGTGCCGACCTTCAGGCCGCCCGCGCCCTCACTGTCATCTCCGTTGTGTTGGGGGTTCTGGGACTCCTGATGTCCGTCATGGGGGCAAAGTGCACCAACTGCGTGGACGAAGAGGCGGCTAAAGCGCGGGTGATGATTGTCTCCGGAGGGGCTTTCGTTCTGGCCTCCCTCACCCAGATAATCCCCGTGTCCTGGTCCGCTCACACCATCATAACGGAGTTCTACAGTCCGGCCGTACCAGAGGCCCAGAAGAGGGAGATCGGTGCTGCGCTGTATCTGGGTTGGGCCGCCGCTGCCTTCCTGCTCATCGGAGGCGGCATCCTGTCCTCCAGCTGCCCTCGGGGGCCGGAGAAAAGGTACAGAACGCCGTACTCCCAAACCAGATCGGTGGTACCGAACGGCTATGACAGGAGAGACTACGTCTGA
- the LOC116707583 gene encoding claudin-4, whose product MYSAGLEILGMILAVAGWLGVMVACGLPMWRVAAFIGQNIVISQVIWEGLWMNCSVQSTGQMHCRVHESMLGLPTDLQAARALVIVSMVMSIVGIGLAVAGAKCTNCSRDVSSKPRLVAAAGVTFVAAGLLMLVAVSWTAHAIVLGFYDPMLEETGKREFGNALYFGWAASCLLILGGALLCCSCPSKAAAAPSGAVSAAPRVDYSAVKSTSVNGYPRKDYV is encoded by the coding sequence ATGTACTCTGCAGGCCTGGAGATCCTGGGGATGATCCTGGCGGTGGCGGGCTGGCTGGGGGTGATGGTGGCGTGCGGCCTGCCCATGTGGCGCGTGGCGGCCTTCATCGGCCAGAACATTGTCATCTCCCAGGTGATCTGGGAGGGCCTGTGGATGAACTGCTCGGTGCAGAGCACGGGCCAGATGCACTGCCGCGTCCACGAGTCCATGCTGGGGCTTCCCACGGACCTGCAGGCCGCCCGGGCCTTGGTCATCGTCTCCATGGTGATGAGCATCGTGGGAATCGGCTTGGCGGTGGCGGGCGCCAAGTGCACCAACTGCAGCCGGGACGTGAGCAGCAAGCCGCGACTTGTGGCGGCGGCCGGCGTGACGTTCGTGGCGGCCGGGCTGCTGATGCTGGTGGCCGTGTCGTGGACGGCCCACGCCATCGTGCTGGGCTTCTACGACCCCATGCTGGAGGAGACGGGGAAGCGGGAGTTCGGGAACGCTCTGTACTTCGGCTGGGCCGCGTCCTGCCTGCTCATCCTGGGGGgcgctctgctctgctgctcctgTCCGTCTAAAGCAGCGGCAGCGCCAAGTGGCGCCGTCTCCGCAGCGCCCAGGGTGGATTACTCAGCCGTCAAAAGCACTTCGGTCAACGGATACCCCAGGAAGGACTATGTCTGA
- the LOC116707594 gene encoding claudin-4-like produces the protein MASAGLQILGIALGIIGWIGAIITCALPQWRVTAFIGSNIVTSQTIWKGIWMECVHQSTGQMQCKVYDSMLALERDLQAARALTIISILVGILAVLLAVAGGKCTNCIEDESAKTKVCITAGVMFIISGLLCIIPVSWTASSIISEFYNPYVTNAQKMELGASLFIGWGASALLILGGGLLCANCPPKDNYSAKYSAPRSSAPKDYV, from the coding sequence ATGGCATCTGCAGGATTACAGATCTTGGGCATTGCCCTCGGCATCATTGGCTGGATCGGGGCCATCATCACCTGCGCTCTCCCCCAGTGGAGAGTGACGGCCTTCATCGGCTCCAACATCGTAACGTCTCAGACCATCTGGAAGGGCATCTGGATGGAGTGCGTTCATCAGAGCACGGGCCAGATGCAGTGCAAGGTCTACGACTCCATGCTGGCGCTGGAGCGGGACCTCCAGGCGGCCCGCGCCCTCACCATCATCTCCATCCTCGTCGGCATCCTCGCCGTCCTCCTCGCCGTCGCGGGGGGCAAATGCACCAACTGCATCGAGGACGAGAGCGCCAAAACCAAAGTGTGCATCACAGCCGGAGTCATGTTCATCATTTCTGGCCTTCTGTGCATCATTCCCGTCTCCTGGACGGCTAGCAGCATCATAAGCGAGTTCTACAACCCATATGTGACCAACGCACAGAAAATGGAGCTTGGAGCATCGCTCTTCATCGGTTGGGGGGCCTCCGCCCTCCTCATCCTGGGCGGTGGACTTCTCTGCGCCAACTGCCCTCCCAAAGACAACTACAGCGCCAAGTACTCAGCCCCTCGATCATCCGCTCCCAAGGACTACGTCTGA
- the LOC116707590 gene encoding claudin-4-like, whose protein sequence is MVSQGIQFTGIVIASIGWLLDIVVCGLPMWRVSAFVGANIITAQTIWEGLWMSCVVQSTGQMQCKVYDSMLALEQDLQAARAMIIVSILLGICGVFLAIAGGKCTNCIEDERSKSKVCIVSGILFILAGLLCLIPVSWSANSVINRFYNLMIIGTPQYELGASLYIGWAASALFLIGGGLLCWNCPTIEGDLNYVSKPRFTPVKTTSSSREYV, encoded by the coding sequence ATGGTCTCTCAGGGCATTCAGTTCACCGGCATAGTCATAGCCTCGATCGGCTGGCTGCTGGACATTGTGGTGTGCGGGCTACCCATGTGGAGGGTGTCCGCCTTCGTGGGCGCCAACATCATCACGGCTCAGACCATCTGGGAGGGTTTGTGGATGAGCTGTGTGGTGCAGAGCACGGGCCAGATGCAGTGTAAGGTGTACGACTCCATGCTGGCGTTGGAGCAGGACCTGCAGGCGGCCCGCGCCATGATCATCGTCTCCATCTTGTTGGGGATCTGTGGGGTGTTCCTGGCCATCGCTGGGGGAAAGTGCACCAACTGCATTGAGGACGAGCGATCCAAGTCGAAGGTCTGCATCGTTTCTGGAATTCTGTTCATCCTCGCCGGGCTGCTGTGCCTCATTCCCGTCTCCTGGTCCGCCAACTCCGTCATCAACAGGTTCTACAACTTGATGATAATCGGAACGCCTCAATACGAGTTGGGAGCGTCGCTGTACATCGGCTGGGCAGCTTCTGCCTTGTTCTTGATTGGAGGGGGGCTACTTTGCTGGAATTGCCCCACCATTGAGGGAGACCTTAACTACGTTTCCAAACCCAGATTCACCCCAGTGAAGACCACTTCCTCATCCAGAGAATACGTATAA
- the cldnf gene encoding claudin f — protein sequence MGRIGKEVAGQVISFAGLVLACVCCGIPMWRVTSYIGANIVTGQVVWDGLWMNCVMQSTGQMQCKINDSLMRLSQDLQAARALVIICLIFGFIGFIITFVGAKCTSCLKKDSSNATVVIIGGCLLILAAILILVPVCWSAAVSVSDYLSNLTIETQKREIGASIYIGWTSAVLLLIGGIILTTSCPPSKPYYPAYRPPVYTYGRPNAAAYGPVYAAPSNQSYTGPYTGSYVTSKPYAAPTAYSAQPYVRN from the coding sequence ATGGGGAGGATTGGCAAGGAAGTGGCAGGCCAGGTCATCAGCTTCGCAGGCCTGGTCCTGGCCTGCGTCTGCTGCGGCATCCCCATGTGGCGAGTGACCTCCTACATCGGCGCCAACATCGTGACGGGCCAGGTGGTCTGGGACGGGCTGTGGATGAACTGCGTGATGCAGAGTACGGGTCAGATGCAGTGCAAGATCAACGACTCGTTGATGCGGCTGTCGCAGGACCTGCAGGCCGCCCGCGCGCTGGTCATCATCTGCCTGATCTTCGGCTTCATCGGCTTCATCATCACTTTTGTTGGAGCCAAGTGCACCAGCTGCCTGAAGAAGGACTCCAGCAACGCCACTGTGGTGATCATCGGCGGGTGTCTCTTGATCCTGGCAGCCATCTTGATCCTGGTCCCCGTCTGCTGGTCGGCGGCCGTCAGCGTCTCGGACTACCTGAGCAACTTGACCATTGAGACGCAGAAAAGGGAAATTGGAGCTTCTATTTACATCGGTTGGACTTCGGCGGTGTTGCTTCTGATCGGAGGGATCATCCTGACCACATCCTGTCCTCCCAGTAAGCCCTATTATCCAGCCTACAGACCGCCAGTATACACCTACGGGCGCCCGAACGCGGCGGCGTACGGTCCAGTGTACGCGGCGCCGTCCAACCAGTCGTACACCGGGCCTTACACCGGGAGCTACGTCACCTCCAAACCCTACGCAGCTCCAACCGCGTACTCTGCTCAGCCGTACGTCAGAAACTGA